One Rhodoluna sp. KAS3 DNA window includes the following coding sequences:
- a CDS encoding Dyp-type peroxidase, producing MSKVSRRGFLAGASASAGAIVGASAGAWFGADQAAAAAEIKSQTAVLKRKEKFYGAHQNGIELELQTFTNFVAFDLLDGVDRAAMLRWMSLLTDDIARLTQGDAALADAQPQLALGPARLTATVGFGPAMFEKLGLEHQMPDSFKNLPAFKIDALKSEFSGGDVLIHVSADDPIVLSHAVRRLITDSLGFASVRWSQQGFSNAQGVVPHGVRQRNLMGQVDGTDNPGLATDDFENLVWINDGPNWIQGGTIMVFRRIAMQLNTWDQLGRVEKEQVIGRTLDTGAPLGKANETDVIDFDAVDANGLKVIPDFAHIRRAHAHAPGERFFRRPFNYETGVSADGNPDVGLLWTAYQRNLDTQFIPVQRRLERFDLLNKWTTPIGSAVFAIAKGVQPGQVLAAELFA from the coding sequence TTGAGTAAAGTATCGCGCCGAGGCTTTCTGGCGGGGGCATCTGCTTCGGCCGGTGCCATAGTTGGCGCATCTGCGGGTGCGTGGTTTGGGGCCGATCAAGCCGCTGCAGCGGCCGAGATCAAATCGCAAACCGCGGTACTCAAGCGCAAAGAAAAATTCTACGGAGCCCACCAAAACGGCATCGAGCTTGAATTACAAACCTTTACCAATTTTGTTGCCTTCGATCTTCTCGATGGGGTAGACCGAGCTGCGATGCTCCGTTGGATGTCGCTGTTGACCGACGACATTGCCCGGCTAACCCAGGGAGATGCAGCTCTGGCTGACGCTCAACCGCAACTGGCGCTTGGCCCGGCTCGACTCACGGCAACCGTAGGTTTTGGTCCAGCGATGTTCGAAAAGCTGGGGCTCGAGCACCAAATGCCAGACTCTTTTAAGAACCTGCCGGCATTCAAAATTGACGCTCTGAAATCCGAATTTAGCGGCGGGGATGTTCTGATCCATGTTTCGGCCGACGACCCAATTGTGTTGTCTCATGCGGTGCGCCGCCTGATCACCGACAGTCTTGGTTTTGCATCGGTGCGTTGGTCACAGCAGGGTTTTTCTAACGCCCAGGGCGTTGTGCCGCACGGTGTTCGTCAGCGAAACCTAATGGGCCAGGTTGACGGCACCGATAACCCCGGTTTGGCCACGGATGACTTTGAGAATTTGGTGTGGATTAACGATGGCCCCAACTGGATTCAGGGTGGCACCATCATGGTCTTTAGGCGAATTGCCATGCAGCTGAATACCTGGGACCAACTTGGTCGGGTTGAAAAAGAACAGGTGATTGGCCGCACGCTCGACACCGGCGCTCCACTGGGCAAGGCCAATGAGACCGATGTCATTGATTTTGATGCTGTCGATGCAAACGGTCTGAAGGTAATCCCTGACTTTGCACACATTCGCCGGGCCCACGCTCACGCGCCCGGAGAGCGCTTTTTTAGACGCCCGTTCAATTACGAGACCGGGGTATCGGCCGATGGCAACCCAGATGTTGGTCTGCTCTGGACTGCCTATCAGCGCAATCTTGACACGCAATTTATCCCGGTTCAACGCCGCCTAGAGCGGTTTGATCTCTTGAATAAATGGACCACCCCGATCGGCTCAGCGGTATTTGCGATTGCCAAAGGTGTTCAGCCAGGGCAGGTTTTGGCTGCTGAACTCTTTGCCTAA
- a CDS encoding copper chaperone PCu(A)C — translation MKKIFAALVATLFLTTLTGCAEAKPEAVAEVSIVDGWVRVYEGTEAAGGMTGGFATITNNLDSEITLVGASSESAMMTEVHEVAMVDGKMKMQAKEGGITIAPGETVSLEPGGLHVMLMGLKQPLLIGEEVKITLDFEGTDDVAVVWPAKESLAGDEEYVSNQE, via the coding sequence ATGAAAAAGATTTTCGCTGCGCTAGTTGCCACGCTATTTTTGACCACGCTGACCGGCTGTGCTGAAGCCAAGCCAGAGGCTGTGGCCGAGGTTTCGATAGTCGACGGCTGGGTGCGAGTTTACGAAGGCACCGAAGCCGCGGGTGGCATGACCGGAGGTTTTGCGACCATCACCAACAACCTTGATTCAGAAATTACTCTGGTTGGAGCCAGCTCTGAGAGTGCCATGATGACCGAGGTTCACGAGGTTGCCATGGTTGACGGAAAAATGAAGATGCAGGCAAAAGAAGGCGGCATCACGATTGCTCCAGGCGAGACCGTCAGCTTAGAGCCGGGCGGATTGCACGTAATGCTTATGGGTCTAAAGCAGCCGCTGCTAATTGGTGAAGAAGTAAAAATCACCCTTGATTTTGAAGGCACCGATGACGTTGCTGTGGTTTGGCCAGCCAAAGAATCACTTGCCGGAGACGAAGAATACGTCTCAAACCAAGAGTAG
- a CDS encoding fibronectin type III domain-containing protein, protein MGSSAGVTSTRSGNECVVKFTNVGSTTWNTPAGVTKVRALVVGGGASGNRGIYGVYYGAGGGGGEVKDLSNLSVGSGAKTVTVGAGGQGVLAADNTVGSSGTLSQFDSTQARPGQPANNTRTNNAGTIGGTSGSGFLGGNGTTDYGDPILVSPSANLTTSVLVSSIDGSRSGATDGNTDTASFRSGTAVFRTATFRTAAVSPSPSPSPSATTAPVTGYSVKVVTVTSAPELAPTSTDYVTEGVHLGVATPSEPRSLGSDVDDIGGKKINLAWVTPESDGGEAITGYRVRIEGGAETQTIEIDDETLNYTISEVQAGRTYVIKIAALNVNGAGAEATVTEIIPAPPAPPVTPTTTPTPSPTPEETESPRPVKPSPKPSPTDGTGNGGQKPVDTDNDGIENNEDSDIDGDGIPNGTDPDMDGDGILNGEDPDPTDTTGATEKPEANEGNGDGSAGGVITNAVTGLALFLGSIWPWVLASALLMLIGVLWIKRRQNASRD, encoded by the coding sequence GTGGGGTCTTCGGCAGGAGTTACAAGCACGCGATCCGGAAACGAATGCGTAGTTAAGTTCACAAATGTCGGTTCGACAACCTGGAATACGCCAGCCGGAGTCACTAAAGTTCGTGCACTAGTTGTCGGTGGTGGTGCAAGCGGTAACCGCGGTATCTATGGTGTGTACTACGGTGCAGGTGGTGGTGGTGGAGAGGTCAAAGATCTGTCCAATCTCTCGGTGGGTTCAGGAGCTAAAACAGTTACGGTTGGAGCTGGTGGGCAAGGTGTTCTGGCAGCAGATAACACCGTAGGTAGCTCAGGCACACTATCTCAATTCGACTCAACTCAGGCCCGCCCTGGTCAACCAGCGAATAACACCCGCACAAACAATGCGGGAACGATTGGTGGAACCAGCGGCTCAGGTTTCCTAGGCGGTAATGGCACCACCGACTATGGCGACCCAATTCTGGTTTCACCGAGCGCCAACCTAACCACCAGCGTTTTGGTTAGCTCAATTGATGGCTCGCGCTCTGGCGCCACCGATGGCAACACCGATACCGCCTCGTTCCGCTCAGGTACCGCCGTGTTCCGCACCGCAACTTTCAGAACCGCCGCGGTTTCACCGAGCCCGTCGCCGAGCCCATCGGCAACCACGGCTCCGGTTACTGGTTACAGCGTGAAGGTAGTTACTGTCACTTCGGCACCTGAGCTTGCTCCAACCTCAACTGACTATGTCACCGAGGGTGTTCACCTTGGTGTTGCCACACCTTCTGAGCCTCGTTCACTTGGCTCAGATGTCGACGACATCGGTGGCAAGAAGATTAACCTGGCCTGGGTTACCCCTGAATCTGATGGCGGCGAGGCCATTACCGGATACCGTGTTCGAATCGAAGGCGGTGCCGAGACTCAAACCATCGAGATTGACGACGAGACCCTGAACTACACAATCAGTGAGGTTCAGGCCGGACGTACCTACGTAATCAAGATTGCCGCCCTAAACGTAAATGGTGCCGGCGCTGAGGCAACTGTTACCGAGATCATTCCGGCGCCTCCAGCCCCACCGGTTACCCCTACTACCACTCCGACTCCGTCGCCGACTCCAGAAGAAACTGAGTCACCGCGACCAGTCAAGCCATCTCCAAAGCCAAGCCCAACTGATGGAACCGGCAACGGTGGTCAGAAGCCGGTGGACACCGATAACGACGGCATCGAAAACAACGAGGATTCAGATATCGACGGCGACGGTATTCCGAACGGAACCGACCCGGATATGGATGGAGACGGGATTCTGAATGGTGAAGACCCAGACCCAACCGACACCACCGGAGCTACCGAAAAGCCAGAGGCAAATGAGGGCAACGGCGATGGCTCTGCCGGCGGTGTGATCACCAACGCGGTCACCGGTTTGGCATTGTTCCTTGGTTCCATCTGGCCATGGGTTTTGGCATCTGCGCTGTTGATGCTGATTGGCGTGCTCTGGATCAAGCGCCGTCAAAACGCCAGCCGCGACTAG
- the rplL gene encoding 50S ribosomal protein L7/L12, producing the protein MAKLTTEQLIDAFKELSLIELSEFVKAFEEVFEVTAAAPVAVAAAAAPAAAAAEEKDSFDVVLESAGDQKIAVIKEVRALTNLGLGEAKALVDGAPATVLEGANKDAAEKAKAALEGAGAKVTLK; encoded by the coding sequence ATGGCAAAGTTGACCACTGAGCAGCTTATCGATGCATTCAAGGAACTATCACTAATCGAGCTTTCAGAGTTCGTTAAGGCATTCGAAGAGGTCTTCGAAGTTACCGCAGCTGCTCCAGTTGCTGTTGCTGCCGCTGCTGCTCCTGCAGCTGCTGCTGCAGAAGAGAAGGACTCATTCGACGTAGTTCTTGAGTCTGCTGGCGACCAGAAGATTGCAGTTATCAAGGAAGTTCGCGCACTGACCAACCTAGGTCTAGGCGAGGCTAAGGCTCTTGTTGACGGTGCACCTGCAACCGTTCTAGAGGGCGCAAACAAGGACGCTGCTGAGAAGGCAAAGGCTGCCCTAGAGGGCGCTGGCGCAAAGGTTACCCTTAAGTAA
- the rplJ gene encoding 50S ribosomal protein L10, with protein MANKVEKVAELTGLFQNSNAVFLTEYRGLTVAQLKELRRNISADATYAVAKNTLIEIAAKNAGVTAFDGQLFGPTALAFATGDAVSVAKALRDFAKANPLLVVKTGVLDGVALSAAEVQKLADLESREVLLAKAAGLFKAPMYKAAATTQAPLSQAVRVIDALRAKLAA; from the coding sequence ATGGCGAACAAGGTCGAGAAGGTAGCTGAGCTAACTGGTCTATTCCAGAACTCAAACGCCGTCTTTCTAACCGAGTACCGCGGTCTCACCGTTGCACAGCTCAAAGAGCTACGTCGCAACATCAGTGCAGACGCAACCTACGCCGTAGCAAAGAACACTCTTATTGAGATCGCTGCGAAGAACGCTGGAGTAACCGCATTTGACGGCCAGTTGTTCGGACCAACCGCTCTCGCTTTTGCAACCGGAGACGCAGTCTCAGTTGCTAAGGCTTTGCGTGACTTTGCGAAGGCAAATCCTCTACTAGTAGTAAAGACCGGTGTCCTAGACGGCGTTGCTCTTTCTGCTGCAGAGGTGCAGAAGCTTGCAGATCTCGAGTCTCGCGAAGTTCTATTGGCCAAGGCCGCAGGACTTTTCAAGGCTCCGATGTACAAGGCTGCTGCTACAACTCAGGCACCGCTATCACAGGCTGTACGCGTTATCGACGCACTACGCGCCAAGCTAGCCGCCTAA
- a CDS encoding DEAD/DEAH box helicase, producing the protein MPGFGKSSSRAPKGAAGNNFKPRENGKSRDSGFSNKGGGAPTSGRAPHRAADGTGPSRAPRAKGAFFESGPKKTYGDSPRGERPSYGNDRNSRPAAGRTSPREMNGGREDRGRDWTPRNGEGTGAPARKPRYNADDRAARDGRPSYGNRDDRAPRRDFGDRDSRPSYGNRDDRAPRRDFGDRDSRPSYGNDRPRFGGSDDRRGNDRPSYGNRDDRAPRRDFGDRAQRPAGGMSNRPWEDRNESRRDFASRDDRGPRRNFSEDRNPNRPDRAARDDSRESTFRGARDSNPNKKAFFEDKVLERLEAVEQSEAITADSFEAMGLHPKVLIALEGMGASTPFPIQASTIPAAISGRDVLGRGKTGSGKTIAFTVPLVTKLIAAGSVPRKAGKPRALILAPTRELADQIDRTVNGIARAVGFYTTCIYGGVPQRKQENAMSRGVDIVVATPGRLEDLMAQRIIDLSEVETLIVDEADHMCDLGFIEGVRRIMRAAGDSQKLLFSATLDREVDALVKEFLPDPYVYEVPNEETDTANITHRVMTVDPEDRSQVLLRIVQGEGKSIIFTRTKMTAERLSESLTQAGVPAARLHGDLNQNQRNRNLERFTKGAVRVLVATDVAARGIHVDDVAFVVQVDPPEEYKTYLHRSGRTGRANKEGTVITLIPRSRRRRMEDLLRRAERDGIFSDVRPSSELLEQLAGPIAPPPAPEALDFGDSRGGNGGGGRGREGRGGSGGGRSGGRGNYGGSGKGRWADKPKGEGRPRAKKYND; encoded by the coding sequence ATGCCTGGATTTGGCAAGTCATCGTCGCGCGCGCCTAAGGGAGCTGCCGGCAACAATTTCAAGCCACGTGAAAACGGGAAAAGCCGCGACAGCGGGTTTTCGAACAAGGGCGGCGGAGCACCGACTTCTGGTCGTGCGCCTCACCGCGCAGCCGACGGCACCGGACCATCACGTGCTCCACGAGCAAAGGGCGCGTTCTTTGAGAGCGGCCCAAAAAAGACCTACGGTGATTCACCTCGTGGCGAGCGCCCTTCATACGGCAACGACCGTAACTCGCGCCCAGCTGCAGGCCGCACCTCACCTCGCGAAATGAATGGTGGCCGCGAAGACCGCGGTCGCGACTGGACTCCGCGCAACGGCGAAGGCACCGGTGCACCAGCACGCAAGCCTCGTTACAACGCTGATGACCGCGCAGCCCGTGATGGCCGCCCTTCATACGGCAACCGCGATGACCGTGCTCCACGTCGTGACTTTGGTGACCGTGACTCACGTCCTTCTTACGGCAACCGCGATGACCGCGCACCTCGCCGTGACTTCGGTGACCGCGACTCACGTCCGTCATACGGTAACGACCGTCCGCGCTTTGGTGGTTCAGATGACCGCCGTGGCAATGACCGCCCTTCATACGGCAACCGCGATGACCGTGCTCCACGTCGTGACTTTGGCGACCGCGCGCAGCGCCCAGCCGGTGGCATGTCAAACCGCCCATGGGAAGACCGCAACGAATCACGCCGCGACTTTGCATCACGCGATGACCGTGGCCCACGCCGCAACTTCTCGGAAGACCGCAACCCAAACCGCCCAGACCGTGCCGCACGCGATGACTCACGTGAGTCAACCTTCCGCGGTGCACGCGACTCAAACCCAAACAAGAAGGCTTTCTTCGAGGACAAGGTTCTTGAGCGTCTAGAGGCAGTAGAGCAGTCAGAGGCAATCACCGCTGACAGCTTCGAGGCCATGGGTCTTCACCCAAAGGTGCTTATTGCTCTTGAGGGCATGGGCGCATCAACTCCGTTCCCTATCCAGGCAAGCACCATCCCAGCTGCAATTTCTGGCCGCGATGTTCTTGGCCGCGGTAAGACCGGTTCGGGTAAGACCATTGCGTTCACCGTGCCACTAGTTACCAAGTTGATTGCTGCTGGTTCAGTGCCACGCAAGGCTGGCAAGCCACGTGCGCTAATTTTGGCGCCAACCCGCGAGCTTGCAGACCAGATCGACCGCACTGTAAACGGCATTGCCCGCGCAGTTGGTTTCTACACAACCTGCATCTACGGTGGTGTTCCTCAGCGCAAGCAAGAGAACGCCATGAGCCGCGGTGTTGACATCGTTGTAGCAACACCAGGCCGTCTTGAAGACCTAATGGCACAGCGCATCATCGATCTTTCAGAGGTTGAAACCCTGATTGTCGATGAGGCTGACCACATGTGTGACCTTGGCTTTATCGAAGGTGTGCGCCGCATCATGCGCGCTGCCGGCGACAGCCAGAAGCTGCTTTTCTCGGCAACTCTTGACCGCGAGGTCGACGCATTGGTTAAGGAATTCCTTCCTGACCCATACGTTTACGAGGTTCCGAACGAAGAGACCGACACTGCCAACATCACTCACCGCGTAATGACCGTTGACCCTGAAGACCGTTCACAGGTTCTTTTGCGCATCGTTCAGGGTGAGGGCAAGTCAATCATCTTTACCCGTACCAAGATGACCGCAGAGCGTTTGAGCGAGAGCCTGACCCAGGCTGGTGTTCCAGCTGCTCGTCTGCACGGTGACCTAAACCAAAACCAGCGAAACCGCAACCTTGAGCGTTTTACCAAGGGTGCTGTTCGTGTTCTAGTTGCCACCGATGTGGCCGCTCGCGGTATCCACGTTGACGACGTTGCTTTTGTGGTCCAGGTTGATCCACCAGAGGAATACAAGACCTACCTTCACCGCTCTGGCCGTACCGGTCGTGCGAACAAGGAGGGTACTGTTATCACCCTGATACCACGCAGCCGTCGCCGCCGCATGGAAGACCTACTTCGTCGTGCAGAGCGCGACGGAATCTTCTCAGACGTACGCCCATCAAGCGAGTTGCTTGAGCAGCTAGCTGGCCCAATCGCTCCACCTCCGGCTCCAGAGGCACTTGACTTTGGTGACTCACGCGGTGGCAACGGTGGCGGTGGCCGCGGTCGCGAAGGTCGCGGCGGTTCAGGCGGTGGCCGTTCAGGTGGCCGTGGTAACTACGGTGGCTCTGGTAAGGGTCGTTGGGCAGACAAGCCTAAGGGCGAGGGCCGACCACGTGCCAAGAAGTACAACGACTAG